Proteins found in one Tsukamurella paurometabola DSM 20162 genomic segment:
- a CDS encoding NDP-hexose 2,3-dehydratase family protein codes for MKGWNFDPGTGNLGHTSGKFFTVEGLAVSVESDAPVPRWSQPIINQPEIGILGIIIKEFDGVLHCLMQAKMEPGNCNGVQLSPTVQATRSNYTRVHGGNAVPYLEYFRQPHGHRVIADVLQSEQGSWFYQKRNRNVVVEVTDDVPLLEDFCWLTIGQLHSLLLVDDLVNMDSRTVLSCLPFSGNGLSSMYPLAVGAFDAALARSSSKDRGAIHTTAEILSWVTESRSRAEVSAVRMNLDDVVDWERSDDRISHTSGAFFDVMAVEVEVQRREVSGWTQPMIDPVGTGIIAFLVRDVADVLHVLVNARTEPGYLDVSELAPTVQFTPENYAHLPAEALPPYADAVLAAPPERIRFDTVLSEEGGRFYRARNRYLLVEAPEDLEPAAGEDFRWMTLHQLDDLIRHSHYVNVQARTLVACLYSLWGASNRTPVDRSAS; via the coding sequence TTGAAGGGGTGGAATTTCGATCCCGGGACGGGAAATCTCGGACACACCAGTGGGAAATTCTTCACCGTCGAGGGCCTCGCCGTCAGCGTGGAATCGGATGCGCCGGTCCCCCGCTGGTCACAGCCGATCATCAACCAGCCCGAGATAGGAATTCTCGGGATCATCATCAAGGAATTCGACGGGGTTCTCCACTGCCTGATGCAGGCGAAGATGGAGCCGGGCAACTGCAACGGTGTGCAATTGTCGCCGACGGTGCAGGCGACCCGGAGCAACTACACCCGCGTGCACGGTGGCAATGCCGTGCCCTACCTCGAGTACTTCAGACAACCCCACGGACACCGGGTGATCGCCGATGTCCTTCAATCCGAGCAGGGGTCGTGGTTCTACCAGAAGCGCAACCGCAATGTGGTGGTCGAGGTGACGGACGATGTTCCGCTGCTGGAGGACTTCTGCTGGCTCACCATAGGCCAATTGCACTCGCTGCTCCTGGTCGACGATCTGGTGAACATGGACTCCAGGACGGTGTTGTCCTGTCTTCCGTTCTCGGGCAACGGATTGTCGAGCATGTACCCACTCGCGGTCGGCGCCTTCGACGCCGCGCTGGCACGATCGAGCAGCAAGGACCGCGGCGCCATCCATACCACCGCCGAGATCCTCAGCTGGGTAACGGAATCCCGCAGCCGTGCCGAAGTATCGGCGGTCCGGATGAATCTCGACGACGTCGTCGATTGGGAGCGATCCGACGACCGGATCTCGCACACCTCGGGGGCGTTCTTCGATGTCATGGCCGTGGAGGTCGAAGTACAGCGGAGGGAGGTTTCGGGCTGGACGCAGCCGATGATCGATCCGGTGGGCACCGGGATCATCGCCTTCCTGGTGCGCGACGTCGCCGATGTGTTGCACGTCCTGGTGAATGCGCGCACCGAACCGGGCTACCTCGATGTCAGTGAACTGGCGCCAACGGTCCAGTTCACACCCGAGAACTACGCACACCTTCCCGCCGAGGCGCTGCCGCCCTACGCAGACGCGGTACTGGCCGCGCCGCCGGAGCGGATCCGTTTCGACACCGTCCTGTCGGAAGAGGGCGGTCGCTTCTACCGGGCCCGTAATCGCTATCTCCTGGTCGAGGCACCGGAAGACTTGGAACCCGCGGCAGGCGAAGACTTCCGGTGGATGACGCTGCACCAGCTCGACGATCTGATCCGGCACAGCCACTACGTGAACGTCCAGGCGCGCACACTCGTGGCGTGCCTGTACAGCCTGTGGGGCGCGTCGAACCGCACGCCGGTGGACCGGAGCGCTTCGTGA
- a CDS encoding Gfo/Idh/MocA family protein: MPVQPVGRVEPHAGGPERFVTEAPLRIASLGTSSIAARRTIPAISAAPDAVLVAVAGRDRDRVAQYAENVGAEALVGYESVLARDDIDAVYVPLPNALHHHWIEACLESGKHVLAEKPLTTSAGATAALVDLAAARGLVLQENFAFLRHGQHRTVRALVNEGRIGELRHFHSEFCFPPLAADDVRYRADLGGGALLDVGVYTVRAAQYFLGDALTVAGAVLDTDSTTGVDLAGSALLVSDDGVIANLSFGFRHAYGSRYGLWGSGARLTLDRAFTPAPEARPVIRIEEQDHIEETLLAAEHQFANAVAAFVAAVRAAESGNPAPDRPGDAASTVRTAELIEQIAQHARRVRTPVSV; the protein is encoded by the coding sequence GTGCCTGTACAGCCTGTGGGGCGCGTCGAACCGCACGCCGGTGGACCGGAGCGCTTCGTGACGGAGGCACCGCTGCGGATCGCCTCGCTCGGTACATCGTCGATCGCCGCACGACGAACGATCCCCGCCATCTCCGCTGCGCCGGACGCCGTCCTCGTCGCGGTGGCCGGCCGGGATCGCGACCGGGTAGCGCAGTACGCGGAGAACGTGGGCGCCGAAGCTCTGGTCGGCTACGAATCGGTCCTCGCCCGCGATGACATCGACGCCGTGTACGTACCCCTACCGAATGCCTTGCACCACCACTGGATCGAGGCGTGCCTGGAAAGCGGCAAACACGTCCTCGCCGAAAAGCCGCTCACCACATCGGCCGGCGCCACTGCGGCATTGGTCGACTTGGCTGCGGCGCGCGGCCTGGTTCTGCAGGAGAACTTCGCCTTCCTCCGGCACGGACAACACCGCACCGTACGAGCGTTGGTGAACGAGGGACGCATCGGCGAGCTCCGGCACTTCCACAGCGAGTTCTGTTTTCCGCCTCTGGCCGCCGACGATGTGCGCTATCGAGCAGACCTCGGCGGCGGAGCGCTGTTGGACGTCGGGGTGTACACGGTGCGGGCCGCACAGTACTTTCTCGGAGACGCCTTGACGGTGGCGGGTGCGGTGCTGGACACGGACTCGACGACGGGCGTGGACCTCGCGGGCAGCGCCCTTCTCGTCTCGGACGATGGAGTGATCGCCAACCTCTCCTTCGGATTCCGGCACGCGTACGGGTCCCGGTACGGCCTCTGGGGATCCGGGGCCCGGCTCACCCTCGATCGCGCATTCACTCCTGCGCCCGAGGCACGACCGGTGATTCGCATCGAGGAACAGGATCACATCGAAGAAACGCTCCTCGCGGCCGAGCATCAGTTCGCGAACGCCGTCGCAGCGTTCGTCGCAGCGGTGCGCGCGGCCGAATCCGGGAACCCCGCACCCGATCGGCCCGGCGACGCAGCGAGCACGGTGCGCACCGCGGAGTTGATCGAGCAGATCGCCCAACACGCCCGCCGCGTCCGCACACCGGTATCGGTCTAG
- a CDS encoding NAD-dependent epimerase/dehydratase family protein — MIGRGFIAGHLRRLENRHTTATVLAAGVSSIAGGYREQFARERRLVLDSIEACRREDRRLVLLSTASHAMYGNTSQPARETDAVVRDSAYGLHKQDLEHVVADSAIPFLILRLSHVMGAGQRPHQLLPALIEQIRGGQVRVQPHAHRDVIDVQDVVTAIDGLLTAGVADDVVNVASGNPVPVPDIVRGIAQRMGTEPLVDVQDAPPTRTVVSVAKLHAAVPVLTHTTRVDYLDRILDKYVPA; from the coding sequence GTGATCGGACGAGGATTCATCGCGGGACACCTACGCCGACTGGAGAACCGGCACACCACGGCGACCGTCCTCGCGGCCGGGGTATCGAGCATCGCTGGCGGATACCGCGAGCAGTTCGCCCGTGAGCGCCGCCTCGTGCTCGACAGCATCGAGGCGTGCCGGCGAGAGGACCGGCGTCTGGTACTGCTCTCGACGGCGTCTCACGCCATGTACGGCAATACGTCCCAGCCGGCGCGGGAAACGGATGCGGTGGTGCGGGATTCCGCCTACGGTCTGCACAAGCAGGACCTCGAGCACGTGGTGGCGGATTCGGCGATTCCGTTCCTGATCCTGCGACTCAGTCACGTGATGGGCGCAGGTCAAAGACCTCACCAGCTGTTGCCCGCGCTCATCGAGCAGATCCGCGGCGGCCAGGTGCGGGTGCAGCCGCACGCTCACCGGGATGTCATCGACGTCCAGGACGTGGTGACCGCGATCGACGGGCTCCTCACGGCCGGGGTCGCGGACGACGTCGTCAACGTGGCGTCCGGCAATCCCGTACCGGTCCCCGATATCGTGCGCGGAATCGCCCAGCGGATGGGTACCGAGCCGCTGGTCGATGTCCAGGACGCGCCACCGACCCGGACGGTGGTGTCGGTCGCGAAGCTGCACGCCGCGGTTCCCGTGCTCACCCACACCACCCGGGTGGACTATCTCGATCGGATCTTGGACAAGTACGTCCCCGCCTAG
- a CDS encoding glycosyltransferase 87 family protein, producing the protein MSPTRAAGPGFTYPPFAALVFTPLSWLPFGIAVAVMQVLTAGLMFAGIGIALRMIGVAATPRRVALCTAAAVWAEPVRLTSDYGQINVVLVFLVLLAAYLSRSGASGALAGVAAGIKLTPAITAAYFLLSRRYWAVVWTVVSFVATVGVSMLVVPRETRLYFTTLVHDTSRIGPATNVVNQSLRGAVSRFAGTDIGGGPVWLIAVALAAVVCGIAFYAVHRRDPLIGLIVVQLFALLSSPISWAHHWVWAVLLVVWLRFGALRSWRPARVMSWLWIAYLLLGCNIFEITARALGSNDGDFLYGVMTCPEVLLTVATLALLIRSRDYVEPRGESGTHAAVQSGWPPIRTAGG; encoded by the coding sequence TTGTCACCTACCCGTGCAGCAGGCCCGGGCTTCACCTATCCGCCGTTCGCGGCGTTGGTGTTCACCCCTCTGTCATGGCTGCCCTTCGGGATCGCCGTGGCAGTCATGCAGGTGCTGACCGCGGGGCTGATGTTCGCGGGGATCGGGATCGCCCTCAGGATGATCGGGGTCGCCGCGACGCCTCGGCGCGTCGCACTGTGCACCGCGGCCGCGGTCTGGGCCGAGCCCGTGCGGCTCACATCCGACTACGGCCAGATCAATGTGGTTCTGGTGTTCCTGGTTCTGCTCGCTGCGTACCTGTCCCGCAGCGGCGCGTCCGGTGCACTCGCCGGCGTCGCTGCCGGCATCAAACTGACGCCGGCGATCACCGCTGCGTACTTCCTCCTATCCCGGCGCTACTGGGCGGTCGTGTGGACCGTCGTGAGCTTCGTCGCGACGGTCGGCGTGAGCATGCTGGTGGTTCCGCGGGAAACGCGTCTGTATTTCACGACCCTTGTTCATGACACGAGCCGGATCGGCCCGGCGACCAATGTGGTCAACCAGTCGCTGCGCGGCGCTGTGTCGCGCTTCGCCGGAACCGACATCGGCGGCGGGCCGGTCTGGCTCATCGCTGTCGCGCTGGCCGCGGTCGTCTGCGGCATCGCGTTCTACGCCGTGCATCGCCGCGACCCGCTCATCGGCCTGATCGTGGTGCAGCTGTTCGCACTTCTCAGCTCGCCGATCTCCTGGGCGCATCACTGGGTCTGGGCAGTGCTCCTCGTCGTGTGGCTCCGGTTCGGCGCGCTGCGCTCGTGGCGGCCGGCGAGGGTGATGAGCTGGTTGTGGATCGCTTACCTGCTGCTGGGCTGCAACATCTTCGAGATCACTGCTCGTGCGTTGGGAAGCAACGACGGTGATTTCCTCTACGGTGTGATGACCTGTCCCGAGGTCCTGCTCACCGTGGCCACGCTCGCCCTGCTAATCCGATCCCGGGACTACGTCGAGCCACGAGGCGAGAGCGGAACCCACGCCGCCGTGCAGTCCGGTTGGCCGCCGATACGCACGGCGGGCGGCTAG
- a CDS encoding activator-dependent family glycosyltransferase translates to MKILFVPSAEPSHVVAMATTAWAACVAGHDVRVAASPAVVDTVVGAGLTAVEVGADHGMGEILQTHGAAIENEIADWSEPFIDRQDWESVLIKYQVAIPYGLALYAEPVLDDLVAFARSWQPDLVVWDQLAYAGPVAARACGAAHARLLWMVDVYSSMRETFLALAAQQPSTRTEDPLREWITGLLSRYGLDFDDAVLTGDVTIDQIPPSIQLPSDTDRVMMRYVPYNGRSVIPNWLLSPPERPRVCITGSTSFGTDTGGGFLPFSECLAALADIDAEVVVTLGRTDRSEIGPVPANVRVVDFAPFSALLPTCAAVIHHGGFGTWATAASSGVPQLIIPIRHGDLWIRGERTAAVGAAVNRHPSALTAADLRESVTRLIDPDGDHRRAAVALADEIAGLPAPAAVAERFGSLVETAV, encoded by the coding sequence ATGAAGATCCTGTTCGTACCATCCGCCGAGCCCTCCCACGTGGTGGCCATGGCCACCACGGCGTGGGCGGCATGCGTCGCCGGACATGATGTGCGGGTCGCGGCATCGCCCGCGGTCGTCGACACGGTCGTCGGCGCCGGTCTGACGGCGGTCGAGGTCGGCGCCGACCACGGCATGGGAGAGATCCTGCAGACCCACGGCGCCGCCATCGAGAACGAGATCGCCGATTGGAGTGAGCCGTTCATCGACCGGCAGGACTGGGAATCAGTCCTGATCAAGTATCAGGTCGCGATTCCGTACGGCTTGGCGCTGTATGCCGAGCCGGTGCTCGACGACCTCGTCGCCTTCGCCCGGAGCTGGCAGCCCGATCTGGTGGTGTGGGATCAATTGGCGTACGCGGGACCGGTGGCGGCGCGTGCCTGCGGTGCGGCCCACGCCCGGCTGCTGTGGATGGTCGACGTCTATTCGTCGATGCGTGAGACCTTCCTGGCCTTGGCCGCGCAGCAGCCCTCGACGAGAACCGAAGATCCGCTGCGGGAATGGATCACCGGACTGCTGTCCCGGTACGGTCTGGACTTCGACGATGCGGTTCTCACGGGCGACGTCACCATCGACCAGATTCCGCCGAGCATTCAATTGCCTTCGGACACCGACCGGGTGATGATGCGGTATGTGCCCTACAACGGGCGATCAGTGATTCCGAATTGGCTACTCTCCCCACCGGAGCGCCCCCGCGTGTGCATTACCGGGAGCACCTCGTTCGGCACCGACACCGGCGGCGGGTTCCTCCCGTTCAGTGAATGCCTCGCGGCGCTCGCCGATATCGATGCCGAGGTGGTCGTGACGCTCGGCCGGACGGATCGATCCGAGATCGGGCCGGTTCCGGCCAATGTCCGGGTCGTCGACTTCGCACCGTTCAGCGCGCTGCTTCCTACCTGCGCAGCGGTGATCCACCACGGAGGGTTCGGTACATGGGCGACTGCGGCGAGCTCAGGAGTTCCCCAGTTGATCATCCCGATTCGTCACGGCGACTTGTGGATCCGCGGCGAGCGCACAGCCGCTGTGGGTGCAGCAGTGAACCGCCATCCCTCTGCCCTGACCGCGGCGGATCTGCGCGAATCGGTGACCCGTCTCATCGATCCCGATGGTGACCACCGCCGCGCCGCTGTCGCGCTCGCTGACGAGATCGCCGGTCTGCCTGCGCCCGCCGCTGTCGCGGAACGCTTCGGGTCGCTGGTCGAGACCGCGGTATGA
- a CDS encoding ABC transporter ATP-binding protein — protein MISARGLTKRYGDVVAVDDLTFDVEPGRVTGFLGPNGAGKSTTMRMILGLDAPTAGEATVAGRKYRDLENPTKYVGALLDPEAVNTGRTARAHLSWIARAAAIPKSRIDETLETVGIADAADRRIGEFSLGMRQRLSIAAAILDEPEILILDEPLNGLDPQGIVWLRDLLRRHAAAGGTVLISSHLMNEMQKTADHVIVIAQGRLVVSESLDEFERRAETSVTIKSPQIDRLEPVLRSHAGADVSRIPGGLSVTGIPPLTIGEIALDERVVLEELTPRATSLEDQFLAMTQNLDRGPAPAGVSPRSDEVGVPGGPA, from the coding sequence GTGATCAGCGCACGTGGTCTGACGAAGCGATACGGCGACGTCGTCGCGGTCGACGACCTGACGTTCGACGTGGAACCGGGGCGCGTCACCGGATTCCTGGGGCCCAACGGCGCTGGGAAATCGACCACCATGCGGATGATTCTCGGTTTGGACGCGCCCACTGCCGGCGAAGCGACCGTCGCGGGCCGGAAGTACCGCGACCTGGAGAATCCGACGAAGTACGTCGGCGCGCTCCTCGACCCGGAAGCGGTGAACACCGGACGCACCGCCCGGGCACACCTGTCGTGGATCGCGCGTGCTGCGGCAATCCCCAAGAGCCGCATCGACGAGACGCTCGAGACGGTCGGCATCGCGGACGCCGCCGACCGGCGGATCGGCGAGTTCTCGTTGGGGATGCGGCAACGCCTCTCGATCGCCGCGGCGATCCTGGACGAGCCGGAGATCCTCATCCTGGACGAGCCCTTGAACGGCCTCGACCCGCAAGGCATCGTGTGGCTGCGCGATCTGCTTCGCCGCCATGCTGCCGCCGGCGGAACGGTTCTGATCTCCAGCCATCTCATGAACGAGATGCAGAAGACCGCCGATCACGTGATCGTGATCGCCCAGGGCCGGCTCGTCGTCAGCGAGTCCCTCGACGAGTTCGAACGCCGGGCCGAGACATCGGTGACCATCAAGTCCCCACAGATCGACCGGTTGGAGCCGGTGCTGCGCAGCCACGCAGGAGCGGACGTGAGCCGAATACCCGGCGGACTATCGGTGACCGGGATCCCTCCGCTGACGATCGGCGAGATCGCCCTCGACGAGCGCGTGGTCCTCGAGGAATTGACTCCGCGGGCCACGAGCCTCGAGGACCAGTTCCTGGCCATGACCCAGAATCTGGACCGCGGACCGGCACCCGCAGGGGTGAGCCCGCGATCCGACGAGGTCGGCGTCCCGGGCGGTCCGGCGTGA
- a CDS encoding integral membrane protein, protein MTAASAQARPAASGGVPGLPQTIASEFTKYSTLRASKVNLFFAVFVCAAVAAVVSSTLSVTRTEPVDSIPAVDVFTVPLLGLDAAGIVLLIGAAAFFGAEFTKRQGTVTFAVTPRRVRVLVAKVVVTVAVGIVVGIVDAIVAVSLGRAIGAHTGAQQLPLSDPAAVRLLLTTPFQPVYYAVLVGLFAVALRSSAGAIGLGFVVMLVAPAIAGALPGQIAQVVAPLLPRAGFDTLAGVAKIGAPEHVPVWWALLMMAGWLVVAWLLAVRRLRSHDV, encoded by the coding sequence GTGACCGCGGCGTCGGCGCAGGCGCGGCCTGCGGCATCCGGCGGAGTTCCCGGCCTGCCGCAGACGATCGCCTCCGAGTTCACGAAGTACTCGACCCTGCGCGCATCGAAGGTGAATCTGTTCTTCGCAGTGTTCGTCTGTGCCGCGGTGGCGGCGGTGGTGAGTTCCACACTCAGCGTGACCCGGACCGAGCCGGTGGATTCCATCCCCGCGGTCGACGTCTTCACCGTGCCGCTCTTGGGTCTCGACGCGGCAGGAATCGTGCTGCTCATCGGAGCCGCGGCGTTCTTCGGTGCGGAGTTCACCAAGCGACAGGGAACGGTGACCTTCGCCGTGACCCCCCGCAGGGTGCGTGTACTCGTCGCGAAGGTCGTGGTCACCGTCGCCGTCGGTATCGTCGTGGGCATCGTCGATGCGATCGTGGCGGTCTCGCTGGGCCGTGCGATCGGGGCGCACACGGGTGCACAACAGTTGCCGCTCAGTGACCCCGCTGCCGTCCGGCTCCTGCTCACGACGCCGTTTCAGCCGGTGTACTACGCAGTCCTCGTCGGCCTGTTCGCCGTAGCTCTGCGGTCCTCGGCGGGAGCGATCGGTCTGGGCTTCGTGGTCATGTTGGTCGCGCCCGCGATCGCCGGCGCTCTGCCCGGCCAGATCGCGCAGGTCGTCGCCCCCCTGCTCCCCCGCGCCGGGTTCGACACGCTCGCCGGAGTGGCGAAGATCGGGGCGCCGGAACATGTTCCGGTCTGGTGGGCCCTGCTCATGATGGCCGGTTGGCTCGTCGTGGCGTGGCTCCTCGCTGTTCGTAGACTCCGGAGCCACGATGTCTGA
- a CDS encoding ABC transporter permease encodes MSESAPQAQSTVPAPATRSPGLWDVMLSEYLKIVSVRSFRWILLSTPVITAIISLVCGTTLPQTTGKSLSDYPPANQLAAFLYGAYAVTIVMFVFAALVVSSEYSTKGAITTAIITPRRGRVFVAKIAVIAVLSWAVGLLAVAICVAIGTAATGGELDVVGNGLVRNAFWFSLQPVFYSVFAALVVLIHRSLGWGISATVGVFAVIPLLLRAMPTAVDAALKPFTPVAALHSIAGTPVPGSTEDIGALGGVAVLVGWIAVFSLLAWRRFSRTDV; translated from the coding sequence ATGTCTGAGTCGGCGCCGCAGGCGCAGTCCACGGTCCCCGCACCGGCCACCCGCAGCCCCGGGCTCTGGGACGTGATGCTCAGCGAGTATCTCAAGATCGTCTCGGTGCGCAGCTTCCGGTGGATCCTGCTGTCCACCCCCGTGATCACGGCGATCATCTCCCTGGTCTGCGGTACCACGCTGCCGCAGACCACGGGGAAGTCGTTGTCGGACTACCCGCCGGCGAATCAGTTGGCGGCGTTCCTCTACGGCGCGTACGCGGTGACGATCGTGATGTTCGTCTTCGCGGCGTTGGTGGTGTCCTCCGAGTATTCGACGAAGGGCGCCATCACCACCGCCATCATCACCCCGCGACGCGGGCGTGTTTTCGTCGCGAAGATCGCGGTGATCGCTGTGTTGAGCTGGGCCGTCGGGCTGCTCGCCGTCGCGATCTGCGTGGCGATCGGCACGGCGGCCACGGGCGGCGAGCTCGATGTGGTCGGAAACGGCCTCGTCCGAAACGCGTTCTGGTTCTCGCTACAGCCGGTGTTCTATTCCGTCTTCGCCGCGCTCGTCGTTCTGATCCACCGCAGCCTCGGGTGGGGAATCAGCGCCACCGTCGGGGTTTTCGCCGTCATCCCGCTTCTGCTCCGGGCGATGCCGACCGCCGTGGACGCGGCTCTGAAGCCGTTCACCCCCGTCGCCGCGCTGCACAGTATCGCGGGGACGCCGGTACCCGGCAGCACCGAGGACATCGGTGCCCTCGGCGGTGTCGCCGTCCTCGTGGGCTGGATCGCCGTCTTCAGCCTGCTGGCATGGCGCAGATTTTCCCGGACCGACGTGTGA